One window of Oncorhynchus masou masou isolate Uvic2021 chromosome 33, UVic_Omas_1.1, whole genome shotgun sequence genomic DNA carries:
- the LOC135527663 gene encoding LOW QUALITY PROTEIN: V-type proton ATPase subunit S1-like (The sequence of the model RefSeq protein was modified relative to this genomic sequence to represent the inferred CDS: deleted 1 base in 1 codon) codes for MAAERRMISGRGCVSVFLAVLCTFSVGTCDEQVPLMLWTSEGSGLPSQAVPAAGHIVGVTQLSSYLETALGSAPRNVLLFLQDKMSIEDFTMYGGAFGNKQDSAFPNLEGALLSSPSPLVLPAVAWPASSAVIGQLQDQLDTSPLYMEPETLSQLRLNTSTPALLVFRLPYSTGSDLMSAKEVLNGNDEVIGQVMSIMKSQSVPYTAVYTAVRPSREVSSLSMDMEASVGGGRSLLQYGDRKRERDRQRERERGEKLVKVKTVVFPPVEFKEGGAGCIMLWAENLTVSVLRGGRWERHDLTSLTFGEGVTPRLQGSLCNQSHSSLVLNYENILGHRSFKLVFAMSQRHFKVSARRWFTLDAVEIEYDGQKATFNGSRNVYAPAEYSYRCQSVTNFRYPLLVPRDTPSKDPANQWRVSFTDFQIQGFNLAGGEFSYASDCAGFFSPGIWMGLLTSLLMLMVLTYGLHMIMQLHTMDRFDDPKGPAISVPQTD; via the exons GTCTGGTCTGCCGTCCCAGGCTGTTCCTGCTGCTGGTCACATAGTGGGTGTCACTCAGCTGAGCTCATACCTGGAGACCGCCCTGGGGTCCGCCCCGCGCAACGTACTGCTCTTCCTGCAGGACaag atGAGTATTGAGGACTTCACCATGTACGGAGGGGCGTTTGGCAACAAGCAGGACAGTGCCTTCCCTAACCTCGAGGGGGCGCTCCTCTCCAGCCCTTCCCCATTGGTCCTGCCTGCCGTGGCCTGGCCAGCATCCAGTGCTGTGATAGGTCAACTCCAGGACCAAttagacacctctcctctctacatggAACCAGAGACACTCAGCCAGCTACGACTCAACACGTCTACCCCTGCCCTGCTGGTCTTCAGACTACCCTACagcaccgg ATCTGATCTGATGTCTGCTAAGGAGGTTCTCAATGGGAATG atgaggTGATTGGACAGGTGATGAGCATTATGAAGAGCCAGTCTGTCCCCTACACTGCCGTCTACACAGCAGTGAGACCCTCACGG gaGGTGTCATCTCTGTCTATGGATATGGAGGCTAGTGTGGGAGGAGGGCGCTCCCTATTGCAGTacggagacagaaagagggagagagacagacagcgggagagagaaagaggagagaaactaGTCAAGGTGAAGACAGTGGTCTTCCCTCCAGTTGAGTTTAAG GAGGGCGGAGCCGGCTGTATCATGCTGTGGGCGGAGAACCTGACCGTGAGCGTGCTCCGTGGTGGTCGTTGGGAACGACACGACCTCACCTCTCTGACCTTTGGCGAGGGCGTGACCCCTAGGCTCCAGGGCTCCCTCTGTAACCAATCACACtccag TCTGGTTCTAAACTATGAGAATATCCTGGGACACCGTTCCTTCAAACTAGT GTTTGCCATGTCCCAGCGCCACTTCAAGGTGTCAGCTCGCCGCTGGTTCACGCTCGACGCCGTGGAGATAGAATACGACGGTCAGAAAGCAACGTTTAACGGGAGCCGTAACGTGTACGCGCCGGCTGAGTACTCCTACcgctgtcagtcagtcactaaCTTCAGATACCCCCTCCTGGTTCCGCGC GATACCCCCTCCAAAGACCCTGCTAACCAGTGGAGGGTCTCCTTCAcggacttccag ATCCAGGGTTTCAACTTGGCAGGGGGAGAGTTCTCCTATGCCAGTGACTGTGCAGGGTTCTTCAGTCCTGGTATCTGGATGGGACTGCTCACCAGTCTACTGATGCTCATGGTCCTGACCTACGGCCTCCATATGATCATGCAGCTACACACCATGGACCGTTTTGATGACCCCAAGGGACCTGCTATCTCCGTACCACAGACTGACTAA